A region of Ictidomys tridecemlineatus isolate mIctTri1 chromosome 4, mIctTri1.hap1, whole genome shotgun sequence DNA encodes the following proteins:
- the Hrct1 gene encoding histidine-rich carboxyl terminus protein 1, which produces MLGLLESTAPVGWIIGAAVSILLLLLLLAICLFHEPQDHDMERNLPVGGERRIRRARRAQHWLFQGRGPLGNIHHHHHHHHHHPGHVNQGPRVGLHHHNHHHQLHLQHHHLHHSPHHLHHAHRGFR; this is translated from the coding sequence ATGCTCGGCCTTCTGGAGAGCACGGCCCCTGTGGGTTGGATCATAGGTGCTGCTGTGTCtattctgctgctgctgctgctactggcCATCTGCCTTTTCCACGAACCACAGGACCATGACATGGAGAGGAACCTTCCAGTTGGAGGAGAACGCAGAATCAGGAGAGCCCGGCGAGCCCAGCATTGGCTCTTCCAGGGCAGGGGCCCTCTGGGAAacattcatcatcatcatcatcaccaccaccaccaccccggCCATGTGAATCAGGGGCCCCGTGTGGGCCTCCAtcaccacaaccaccaccaccagctcCACCTCCAGCACCATCACCTGCACCACTCtcctcaccacctccaccatgCCCACAGAGGCTTCCGCTGA
- the Spaar gene encoding small regulatory polypeptide of amino acid response, whose amino-acid sequence MESAVIGVVAVLFVFTVAITCILCCFSYDSKTQDPQGGPGHSFTVATFRQEASLFSGPQAQSMRSTRDFWTVI is encoded by the coding sequence ATGGAGTCAGCAGTGATTGGGGTGGTGGCGGTACTGTTTGTGTTCACCGTGGCCATCACTTGTATCCTCTGCTGCTTCAGCTATGACTCAAAGACTCAGGATCCTCAGGGAGGCCCTGGCCACAGCTTCACAGTGGCCACATTTCGCCAGGAGGCTTCTCTCTTCTCAGGTCCCCAAGCCCAGTCCATGCGGAGTACCCGGGACTTCTGGACCGTCATTTGA